The Fuscovulum sp. sequence GGGCGACTGGTCCCAAAGGGCCAGCGAATTGGCGTTCGCCCCGGCCGCGGAAGGCACGATCAGCATCTGGCCCGTACTGCCGGTGGTGGGCAGGGGCGTGGTGCGGGATGTGACGCGGGCCTGCACGAGGGCCGAGAGGCGGCGCAGGTCTTCGCTGAGGCTGGTGCCCCAGTTGCGCTGGCCGGGATCGTAGAAGGCGCGCAGCCCCAATCCCGGCATGATCCGTTCCGGCATGCTCGTCCTCGTTCGTTGCGGTCGTGGTTGGTGCGATGGCGCGGGCGCTGGCCCGTAGGGTCTTGATCAGGTGCCCCAGAGGAAACCCCAGCCGCGATCCCATCCGGCGGCGAAGGGCGCCGTCAGTCGAAACCAGCGCGCCTCGCGATCCGTGATCCAGCTGCCCTCGACTAAGCGCCGGGAGCGGACTGCCAGTTCGATCTCGGCCGTGCGATCCGGGGCGCCCAGCTCGGGAATGGCCTCGGGTGCGAGGGCCCAGCTTGCTGCGGTCCCTGCATCGATGACGACGCCCGCGGGCAGGATGGCCGCCCCCGTGTCCGGGTCCACCCAGCGCACCTCGATGATGTACCCGACACCCGGCTCCGGCCCGATCGAGGCCCCGGTGTGGTCGACGATGACGGGGCTCGTCTGGGTCAGAGGGGCTCAGGCATTGATGGCACCCCGGTTGCGGCGGATCACGTTCAGGATCGCCCGTTCGCCAGAGGGCGTGGCGAGGTAGTCGCCGACGACGGACGGGTCGAGCACGTTGATGATCCGCGTCGACATGGAGGCGGCCGCAGTTGCACCATCGCCATTCATCTCGACACCAAGACGGCCACCCTTGCCGCGGCGTAGGGGCAGAATGGCCTCGGGGCCTGCCTCGCCCATGAGGCCTACGCCCTTCGCGAAGGGAAACACTGTTGGCCGGTTCACCACACCACCCCGTGCGAAGGCGGTCAGTTCCGCGCCACCTGCAAAGACCCCGCCCTTGGCAAAACCAAAAAGGCTGCCGAAGAACCCGCCGCCGCCCGAGAAGGCGTTGATCAGCGCGTTCTCGATCGGCTTGAAGGCCAGATCGATCAACCGCGTGGCGAGGTTCTGTGCGATCCGCGAAATCGCCCCGGCGAATGTCTCCCAGGTGAACTCGCCCGAAGTCAGGGCTTCCTTGATCGGACCGGTGATGTCCTGCGCGAGGCCTTGGGCGATCTCGCGGGACTTCTCCTGCGCCTTGCGCACCGCCTCGGCCGTGGCCTCCCAGGCGTTCTTTGCGGCATCGGCCCCCTCACGCAGCGCGTTGCCCGCGCCGCGCCCCGAACTGCCTGCGGCTTCCGCAGCGTCGCCTGCCCCCTGAAGGGCGGTCCCGAGGCCGGTTGCCGCCGTTTCTGCATCCTCGAGCCCTGCCGCTGCCTCGGTGCCGGAAGCCGAGACGGCGTTCCGCAGAGCCGCGACAGTCTGCAGGGGCGCGGTGGCGGCCGTCGCCACTCCACCCATCATGTCGCGCAGCTTTGCTGCTTCGCCCCGTGCCGCTTCAGCTGCTGCCGTCAGGCCAAGATCAGGCGGCGAAATGGGATCGCTGTTGAACGCTGCCTCGAAGGCCGCCCGCGCCTCGGCTCCAGCATTGGCCGCAGCCCCCTCGAACGGGTTCTCGATTCCGCCCAGTTCGATGGTGCCGATCAGCGGCACCCGCTTCTCGACGCCCAGCACATCGAGACCGGCATTGATGCCTTCGAGAAAGCCGTTGATCCGGGCCGCTACCCCGTTCAGCATGGCCTCGACGCCGCCGATCAGCGCGTTGGCCGCGCCATAGGCGAACTCGCCAATGGTGGCAGGCAGCGCCGACCAGAGCACCTTCACCGCCTCCATCGCCCCCTGAAACGTATTCAGCGTCGCATTGCCGAAGCCCACCACCGCCTCGAGGCCGGTCTGCAAGGCGGCGGTGATGCCTGCGCTGATCTCGGCCCAGCCCGCCATGATCGAGAGACCCAGCGCCACCATGCCGAGCTTCATGCGGTCCCAGACCTCCCGGGCCACGTCGCCCAGAAGGCCCAGCGCGGCCCCAACGCTGCCCGTGCCCTGCACCAGCCGCCCAAACTGGAAGATCAACTCGCCCACGCCGACGATCAGTGCCCCGATGCCGGTGCGGATCAGCGCGCCGCGCAAAACGACAAGGGCCGTCGCGAGGCCTCGGACAGAGAGCGCTGCGGCGGCCAGCCCAGCCACCCAGCGCCCGGCCATGACGCCCACGAAAGCCGCGGCATAAGAGGCCATCCGCCCCAGGTTCTCGCCCAGCGCATCGAGGGCCGTGCGCAGCGCGCCACCTTCGGAGGCAAGGGTCACGAAGGCCTCAGCCAGCCACGTCACAGCAGGTGCCACAGCCACTGCGATCTGGTTGCGGATGCCGTCGAAGACCATGCCAAGACTGCCCAGCGCGATCTGGGTCTGGCGGAGCGAGGACAGCGCCTCGCCGTCGAGGATTGCCCCGACCGAGCGGGCCTGGTCGCCGAAGCGGGTCATCTCGGCCCCGCCATCGCGCAGGAGTGGCAGAAGGCGGGTGGCGTCCGAGGCCATGGCCTCGAGGTAGAAGGTCATCTCCTGCTGGCTGAGCCCGGCCTTCTCGAGCGAGGTCACATAGAGCTGCAGGGCTTCC is a genomic window containing:
- a CDS encoding phage tail tape measure protein, giving the protein MAEKRVSVRLAAVGGRQVRAELEGIGEAGTRGFSRLSREMEAANTRLAAFARRAGIAMAAAASAATTGLGIIVRNAAQSADQIRQFAQVANATPESFQRWAAGARTVGVEQEKLADILKDVNDRVGDFLQTGGGPMKDFFEQIAPRVGVTADEFARLSGPEALQLYVTSLEKAGLSQQEMTFYLEAMASDATRLLPLLRDGGAEMTRFGDQARSVGAILDGEALSSLRQTQIALGSLGMVFDGIRNQIAVAVAPAVTWLAEAFVTLASEGGALRTALDALGENLGRMASYAAAFVGVMAGRWVAGLAAAALSVRGLATALVVLRGALIRTGIGALIVGVGELIFQFGRLVQGTGSVGAALGLLGDVAREVWDRMKLGMVALGLSIMAGWAEISAGITAALQTGLEAVVGFGNATLNTFQGAMEAVKVLWSALPATIGEFAYGAANALIGGVEAMLNGVAARINGFLEGINAGLDVLGVEKRVPLIGTIELGGIENPFEGAAANAGAEARAAFEAAFNSDPISPPDLGLTAAAEAARGEAAKLRDMMGGVATAATAPLQTVAALRNAVSASGTEAAAGLEDAETAATGLGTALQGAGDAAEAAGSSGRGAGNALREGADAAKNAWEATAEAVRKAQEKSREIAQGLAQDITGPIKEALTSGEFTWETFAGAISRIAQNLATRLIDLAFKPIENALINAFSGGGGFFGSLFGFAKGGVFAGGAELTAFARGGVVNRPTVFPFAKGVGLMGEAGPEAILPLRRGKGGRLGVEMNGDGATAAASMSTRIINVLDPSVVGDYLATPSGERAILNVIRRNRGAINA